The Caulobacter sp. FWC26 genome contains a region encoding:
- a CDS encoding Rieske (2Fe-2S) protein, with translation MTDETAPVAAGRIWETRAGINLGPLDLIPDGGARNYVLQIGEARFHGFVVRRGEAVFGYVDRCPHAGLPLAQELDRYLTPDGDLIACSWHGAVFSVEDGACVGGPCVGARLKPWPVELRDGRVVTA, from the coding sequence TTGACGGACGAGACGGCGCCCGTCGCAGCTGGACGGATTTGGGAAACGCGGGCCGGGATCAATCTTGGCCCGCTGGATCTGATCCCCGACGGCGGCGCGCGAAACTATGTGCTGCAGATCGGCGAGGCGCGCTTCCACGGCTTTGTGGTGCGCCGGGGCGAGGCGGTGTTCGGCTATGTCGACCGCTGCCCCCACGCCGGCCTGCCGTTGGCTCAGGAACTGGACCGTTACCTGACGCCGGACGGCGACCTGATCGCCTGCTCCTGGCACGGGGCGGTGTTTAGCGTTGAGGACGGCGCTTGCGTGGGCGGGCCCTGCGTCGGCGCTCGGCTCAAGCCCTGGCCGGTCGAACTAAGAGACGGGCGGGTGGTGACGGCCTAA
- a CDS encoding efflux transporter outer membrane subunit, whose product MRRMILAFASLPILAACATPPGSSPPPAATVQAPTAWRAPATVETETSVTDVWRSFGDEHLANLIAVALANNTDLAIAEARVREAEALRQQAQSALAPSINLSLGAQKSRELSPFGTPRTTTVAQPQIQVAYEADLWGRIREADRAARASLQANIYARDAARLSIAGAVARAYVSLLSLDAQRATAEAALASRREAAARADHRARVGQTADLERQQALAELEAAAQRAPALALAISRQETALNILLGRNSGPVARGELAALTVPTPRAPLPSTLLRRRPDLAQAEATLAASDASLASARAAFLPQVRLSAAAGELFVRHLDPLTVWSVGGSVLAPLFDAGRLRAQADGAAARRDQAAFAYRKAALTAFGEVESALEGLDQLAAQEIATQRQRDANAKALAHAQRRFEAGYAAYLEPLDAQRGLFAADLTVTQVREARLLNVIALYQALGGGWRMGDGPEGDD is encoded by the coding sequence ATGCGGCGCATGATCCTGGCCTTCGCCAGCCTCCCCATTCTAGCGGCTTGCGCGACGCCGCCAGGCTCTAGTCCCCCGCCCGCCGCCACAGTTCAGGCGCCGACGGCGTGGCGAGCGCCAGCCACGGTGGAAACCGAGACCTCGGTGACCGACGTTTGGCGTTCATTCGGCGACGAACATCTGGCCAACCTGATCGCGGTCGCCCTCGCCAACAATACCGACCTTGCCATAGCCGAAGCGCGCGTGCGCGAGGCCGAGGCGCTGCGCCAACAGGCGCAATCGGCCCTGGCCCCTTCGATCAACCTCTCCCTGGGCGCGCAGAAGAGCCGAGAACTTAGCCCGTTCGGAACACCGCGCACCACAACCGTTGCTCAGCCGCAGATCCAGGTCGCCTATGAGGCCGATCTCTGGGGTCGAATTCGCGAGGCCGATCGCGCGGCACGCGCCAGCCTTCAGGCCAACATATACGCGCGAGACGCCGCCCGCCTTTCGATCGCCGGCGCCGTGGCCAGAGCCTATGTGAGCCTGCTGTCCCTAGACGCTCAGCGCGCCACCGCCGAGGCGGCCCTGGCTTCTCGGCGGGAGGCCGCCGCCCGCGCCGACCACCGGGCGCGCGTGGGTCAGACGGCTGACCTTGAGCGCCAACAGGCGCTAGCCGAACTCGAGGCGGCGGCGCAACGCGCGCCGGCGCTCGCGCTGGCGATCAGTCGGCAAGAGACAGCCCTCAATATCCTTCTTGGACGCAACAGTGGGCCGGTGGCGCGAGGGGAGCTCGCCGCTCTGACCGTGCCGACACCTCGTGCGCCGCTGCCATCGACGCTGCTCCGACGTCGCCCAGACCTCGCCCAGGCCGAGGCGACTTTGGCCGCGTCGGACGCGAGCCTGGCTTCAGCGCGCGCCGCCTTCCTGCCCCAGGTCCGTCTCTCGGCCGCCGCGGGCGAGTTGTTCGTGCGTCACCTCGATCCGCTCACCGTCTGGAGCGTCGGGGGCAGCGTCCTGGCGCCTCTGTTCGACGCCGGTCGCCTGCGCGCCCAGGCGGACGGCGCGGCGGCGCGCCGGGACCAGGCCGCATTCGCCTATCGCAAGGCCGCGCTAACTGCTTTCGGCGAGGTGGAGAGCGCGCTGGAAGGGTTGGACCAGTTGGCCGCCCAAGAAATCGCGACGCAAAGGCAACGCGATGCGAACGCCAAGGCCCTCGCCCACGCGCAAAGACGTTTCGAGGCGGGATACGCCGCCTATCTTGAACCGCTCGATGCTCAACGCGGCCTTTTTGCAGCCGATTTGACCGTCACTCAGGTACGGGAGGCAAGGCTGCTGAACGTGATCGCCCTATATCAGGCCTTAGGCGGAGGCTGGCGTATGGGCGACGGGCCTGAAGGCGACGATTAG
- the hmgA gene encoding homogentisate 1,2-dioxygenase, whose protein sequence is MDLRYQTGFGSYFETEAHPGALPIGRNSPQKVPFGLYAEQLSGSAFTAPRHENRRTWLYRLRPSAGHGAYQPYAQDKLVSAFPGPATPNRLRWSPLEIPAAPTDFVDGLVSLAGNADAATLGGIAAHVYLANASMKKRAFYNADGEMLIVPQMGELTLVTEMGVLKAGPGHIAVIPRGVRFRVEVEGPSRGYVCENYGAAFRLPELGPIGANGLANPRDFEAPVAAFEDIDAPTEVIQKFQGALWAAIWDHSPLDVVAWHGNLTPYRYDLSRFNTINTVSYDHPDPSIFTVLTSPSDTPGTANCDFVIFPPRWMVAEDTFRPPWFHRNVMSEFMGLIHGAYDAKEGGFVPGGASLHNCMSDHGPDVASHKKATEAVLAPHKIDGTMAFMFESRWVFRPTALALESAALQPDYDACWTGFPKARLS, encoded by the coding sequence CCGCTACCAAACCGGCTTCGGCTCCTATTTCGAAACCGAGGCGCATCCCGGCGCTCTGCCGATCGGGCGCAACTCGCCGCAGAAGGTTCCGTTCGGCCTCTATGCCGAGCAGCTGTCGGGCTCGGCCTTCACCGCGCCGCGTCATGAAAACCGCCGCACCTGGCTCTATCGCCTGCGGCCCAGCGCCGGCCATGGGGCCTACCAGCCCTATGCGCAGGACAAGCTGGTCTCGGCCTTTCCCGGTCCCGCCACGCCCAACCGCCTGCGCTGGAGCCCGCTGGAGATCCCCGCCGCGCCGACCGACTTCGTCGACGGCCTGGTGAGCCTGGCCGGCAACGCCGACGCCGCCACCCTGGGCGGGATCGCCGCGCACGTCTATCTGGCCAACGCCTCGATGAAGAAGCGGGCGTTCTACAACGCCGACGGCGAGATGCTGATCGTGCCGCAGATGGGCGAGCTGACCCTGGTCACCGAGATGGGCGTGCTCAAGGCCGGCCCCGGCCACATCGCGGTGATCCCGCGCGGCGTGCGCTTCCGGGTCGAGGTCGAGGGCCCCTCGCGCGGCTATGTCTGCGAGAACTACGGGGCGGCCTTCCGCCTCCCGGAACTGGGCCCCATCGGCGCCAACGGCCTGGCCAATCCGCGTGACTTCGAAGCGCCAGTGGCGGCCTTCGAGGACATCGACGCGCCTACTGAAGTGATCCAGAAGTTCCAGGGCGCGCTGTGGGCCGCGATCTGGGATCACAGCCCGCTGGACGTGGTGGCCTGGCACGGCAACCTGACGCCGTACCGCTATGATCTGTCGCGCTTCAACACGATCAACACGGTCAGCTACGACCACCCCGATCCATCGATCTTCACGGTCCTGACCTCGCCCAGCGACACGCCCGGGACGGCCAACTGCGACTTCGTGATCTTCCCGCCGCGCTGGATGGTGGCCGAGGACACGTTCCGGCCGCCGTGGTTCCACCGCAACGTGATGAGCGAGTTCATGGGCCTGATCCACGGCGCCTATGACGCTAAGGAGGGCGGCTTCGTGCCCGGCGGCGCGTCTCTGCACAACTGCATGAGCGACCACGGCCCCGACGTGGCCAGCCACAAGAAGGCGACCGAGGCGGTCCTGGCCCCGCACAAGATCGACGGGACCATGGCCTTCATGTTCGAGAGCCGCTGGGTGTTCCGCCCGACGGCCCTGGCCCTGGAATCTGCGGCGCTGCAACCCGACTATGACGCCTGCTGGACCGGCTTCCCCAAGGCCCGCCTGTCCTGA
- a CDS encoding fumarylacetoacetate hydrolase family protein: MKLASLKGGRDGRLVVVSNDLAWFTDAGTIAPTLQAALDNWERCGPMLAGLAESLEHGSVPKERFHEHEALSPLPRAYQWVDGSAYVNHVQLVRKARGAEMPDSFWTDPLMYQGASDGFLAPRDPIPLADASWGCDLEGEVAVIVDDVPLGATREEALAAIRLVMLCNDVSLRNLIPGELAKGFGFVQSKPASAFSPVAVSPDALGEAWKDGKLHGALLIELDGKDFGRADAGVDMTFDFGTLVAHAAKTRPLCAGTIVGSGTVSNRDADGGPGKPVSEGGLGYSCLAEVRTVETILHGAPKTPFLLGGDTIRIEMKDAKGHSIFGAIEQTVERI, from the coding sequence ATGAAGCTCGCGTCTCTCAAGGGTGGTCGCGACGGCCGTCTGGTGGTGGTCTCCAACGACCTGGCCTGGTTCACTGACGCCGGGACGATCGCGCCGACCCTGCAGGCTGCGCTCGACAACTGGGAGCGCTGCGGGCCCATGCTGGCGGGTCTGGCCGAGAGCCTCGAGCACGGTTCCGTGCCCAAGGAACGCTTCCACGAGCACGAGGCGCTGAGCCCGCTGCCGCGCGCCTATCAGTGGGTGGACGGCTCGGCCTACGTGAACCACGTGCAGCTGGTGCGCAAAGCGCGCGGCGCCGAGATGCCCGACAGCTTCTGGACAGACCCTCTGATGTATCAGGGCGCGTCGGACGGTTTCCTGGCCCCGCGTGATCCGATCCCGCTGGCCGACGCCAGCTGGGGCTGTGACCTGGAGGGGGAGGTGGCGGTCATCGTCGACGACGTGCCGCTGGGCGCGACCCGCGAGGAGGCCCTGGCCGCCATCCGCCTGGTGATGCTCTGCAATGATGTCTCGCTGCGCAACCTGATCCCGGGCGAGTTGGCCAAGGGCTTCGGCTTCGTGCAGTCCAAGCCCGCCAGCGCCTTTTCGCCGGTCGCAGTGTCGCCCGACGCGCTGGGCGAGGCTTGGAAGGACGGCAAGCTGCACGGCGCGCTCTTGATCGAGCTGGACGGCAAGGACTTCGGCCGCGCCGACGCCGGGGTCGACATGACCTTCGACTTCGGCACGCTGGTGGCTCACGCGGCCAAGACCCGTCCGCTGTGCGCCGGCACCATCGTCGGCTCGGGCACGGTCAGCAACCGCGACGCCGACGGCGGCCCCGGCAAGCCGGTCAGCGAAGGGGGGCTCGGCTATTCGTGCCTGGCCGAGGTTCGCACGGTCGAGACCATCCTGCATGGCGCGCCCAAGACGCCGTTCCTGCTGGGCGGTGACACGATCCGCATCGAGATGAAGGACGCCAAGGGCCACTCGATCTTCGGGGCCATCGAGCAGACGGTCGAGCGGATTTGA